DNA sequence from the Armigeres subalbatus isolate Guangzhou_Male chromosome 1, GZ_Asu_2, whole genome shotgun sequence genome:
CAATCAGAAAGTGTCCAGGGGTGAGCGGTTCTGGACTACTGGCGTCGGTCCAGACTGCCGTTAGGGGCCGGGAATTCATTATTGCCGACACCTGGTAAAGCACAGTCTGCAGTTCCAAAATATTGAAGCAGGCCCCAGAGTCCTCCGAAATTTGGACTTTATCCCTTTGGTAGCGGCTATCCCAACCAATTCATTTTGGAATAGCTCGTTGTTGTATGTTTGTGCCAGTTCGGCGAGTTCTTTGTTGGCTCCAACGAAATTGCGTCCGTCGTCCAGAATAGATTACTTCAGGCCTGCTGCGCAGCGCAGTAAATCTCATGAGTGCAGCGATGAAGGCTCCTGCGGACTGATTTTACACAACTTCGAAGTGCACCGCTTTTGGTGGAAAAACAAACAAAGATGCAGACGTAGACGGCCATCTTGGTCTTAGCTCTGGGGTTCGGCAGGGTGTAAAATGGACCACAAAGATCCACTCCGGTATGCGTGAAGGCTGGTGATGGAATCACCCTGGGTCTGGGCAATTGACCCATCTGCTGCTGGAATTTGCGCGGTTCCGATATTGTCTCTGGAAGTCCGCAATGATTGTCTCCATCCCAGCGTGGAGATTTCTTCTATGAATGTGATTCAAAATGATTTTCCCAAAGAAGTGCTCGGGGAATTGAAACTGGACGTCGTTGATCCTGGAGGTAGGTCGGCTAGACTAATTCTGCCCACGACGCGGATAAGTCCATCCTCGATGATGGGACTGAGGTGCTGcatagagatggtcgggttgcACATTTTGTAGACACGAACCCGACCCTGAACgcgatttagaaattcctttcaaactcgagcccgacccgaacccggaatAAACAATCTTTTCAAACCtgaacccgacccgtacccgacaATTTTTGCAGTCTTAAACCCGAGCTAACCCCGAACTAATTTTTTGGCGGAAAACTCAAACTAGATAATTTATATTCCTCTTTACACCCAAAAGGGTATAGGCCAAAACAACGAACAAGCCTTAAAATTGCCAGAAacgaaataaaaagaaaattcaatattttatttctcagtacccgacccagacccgacattttatcatctcacaaacccgtacccgacccgaacccgacattgtcctaatttttcaaacccgaacccgaccatctctactgCTGCAGAGGACCTTGCTTGATAGGAGTTCCCTTTTCCTCTAGATGAGCGAACTCCTGACGATAATGAATTTGCTGGAGGTGCTTAACCTCGTGCTTAACGATCAGCCGCTCTCCTGCCTCCAGCTCACTCACAGTGTAACAGTTATGGAACCGATATGAGATTCTCTGTTCACCCCACGTCCCTTGATAGTGGTTGACTTGGCCATAAAATTGttcattacttacttacttaggTCATACAGCTCGGTTGTTATGTCGTCCTGATTCTGTGATATCAGGTTGCAACACCTGGTAGGTCTACAAGTGCCTTGAACTGCGGCTTATTATGCAATACGTATTCTGTGGCGTGCAGCAACAGCTCTATTTTTGTAGTTAAGAGCTTCCTCACGGAAATTTCTCTTGAGACTACACCCGTGGGATTTTGATCGGTCGGGATGAAGCGCCAAGCCTCCTGGTTTGTTAGAGACCGAATTACCTTAATCCGGTTTGAAACGTAAACCTCATTGTGGGGTGCATGCGAGTGGATCCAGGCCAATACTACCTGCGAGTCGCACCAGTAGTAGGCTTGATCGATGCGCGATGATATAATGCCGCTTACCTTATGCATTGATTCGGCAAGTAACTAAGAGTTCCTTTCGAGGTAGCGTCAGGGCCAGCTGATTGGCCTTTTCCATTGGTACTACGCGGGACTTGGCGCATAGTTGTTTTCCAATTTTGGTCATCTATGCAGTACGCGTAAATTGCGCAACCATAGACGAGGATGGATGCATCTGAGAACCCATGCAGTTCCAGGTGTACAGCGTTACTTGGAATGGCTTGGCGCGGTATGGCCAAGCTTGCGAGTTTCGGCAATGTATTCTTCAGCTGTTGCCATTCATGATGTGATTGCGCAGGGATTTGGTCATcccattttaatttgattttccaCAGTCCTTGGAGCAGGATCTTTGCTGTAATAATTATTGGCTGCATAATGCCCAGCGGGTCGTACAGCCTCAAAATCTCGGAGGCAAGTTGCCTTTTGGTCATAGTGGTTTTACGAGGATCCTGGTCATCCACCAGAAATCGGAATGTATCGGTTTGCGGGTACCATGCAACTCCTAATGTCTTGATGACGTCGTGATCTCCTACGTGAATCACCTGTTCTACGTCTTCGGTTGCCACGTCGCGTATGGCGGTGGGATCATTAGATGCCCATTTCCTTAAGGGGAATCCTTTTTTGAGTAATGCGGCTTCCACAGCCTTGCGGCGATGTAGTAGCTCATCTACTGAATCTCCCCCCATCATTAGGTTGTCTACATAGAAACATTGCTGAATGGCATCAGCAATCTCCGGCTGCTCGGGACATAGTTCTTCCCCGACTTCGTGAAGCGCTCGGCATGCTAGGAAAGACCATGCTGCTTCGCCGTACGTCACCGTTTTCAATCTGTAGGTTTGAATTTCTTCGGAGGGGTGGTTCCTCCACAGAATGCATTGCAACCACGAGTCTTCCTCGTGGACGTTTACCTGCCGGTACATTTTTGCGACGTCAGCGGTGATTACCTTGTCGTAGCACCTGAAGTCTAACAGTAACTCAAACAGCTCGCGCTGTATTACCGGTCCGCTGTGCTAGATCTCATTCAGAGATATGCCACTCGTCGTTTTGGCGCTAGCATCGAACACCACTCGTAGTTTCGTTGAGGTGGAGTCCGGCTTAATTACGCAGGAGTGGGGTATATAATATTTTACCCTTGCATAATCAACTGGGCGGACTCCATATGCTGCATGGCGAGATATTCCTTGAGGAAATCCCTATATTGCTCTTATATGTCTGGGTGATGGGTAAGACGCTTCTCCAACGATAGCAAGCGCCTCCTTGCCTGTTCAAAAGAGTTCCCCAGAATCTGGGGTTCATGCTTTAGAGGAAGACGAACGGTGAATTTGTCATCCGGTCCTGTCGTGGTGTTTTTGCGAAAGTGTTCTTCGCAAATGTTCGCGCTGAGGTAGGGCGTCGCTTCCGAGGAAGTCACCTCCTCGAGCGCCCAAAAATGCCTGAACCAATTCTCCAAGTTTTGTTCGTTGTCGTCGTACCCTTCTGGTTTTTCGGCAGCTGGAGCCTTTTTGTATTCAGGCTTGGCTTCCACGACAGCCACAATGACTTGTCGCGGCTTTGGGAAAGATGCTAGTCCGCCGACTAGCCATCCAAGGGCGGATTCCTGAAAAACAGGTCCATTTCCCAGATTAATAGATCTGGGCCTGATGATTTGGAAGAACACCCTGGATCCTAATAGAATTTCCACGGGTTGCCTCTTGTAAAACGTAGGGTCGGCCAATTCGATGTCGTCTGGCACCCTTATCGATCCCTTGCGAAGAGTAATGATGGGCTGATCCCCAAATAATCAAATCTACTTGTGTTGAAAGCTTACCACTCCTTGACTCAATCAGAGTCGTAAGCATATGATGCGTTGCCGATTCCATTTATGGTCAGTGGGACTGCAGTGTGGGGCAGGCCAATGAGTTGCTACCCGAATCCAATAGACAACGAACTTGGTACCAAGTCGAAGCTCCTCGTACGTTTATGGCCGCTGTTGCCAAAAACACATAATTTTCCCCAAGTCACTTGTAGAGGCCGAGGCCTGCATGGTCGATCCGTCGGCCTTCTCTTGAGGTGTCGATGGCGAGGAAATTTCCCCCGCCGGCGAGTGTAGTAGGGTGTGGTGACGGGCACCACACTCCTTACAGCTGCACAGAAGGGCACTTTTTGCAGAGTGCCCATGCGATAAGCAATTGCAGCATTTTCCATCACTCCTTGATTGGCAGCTTGTTGAATACAGCACAATAGAATATGCTATGATCGCTGGTTGCGCCGCAGAGCGAAAACAAGCTTTGGGCTCTTTGATGATTGATCATTTTCATTGTTCCCTTTCGAGGATCGGGAGACGGGGCTGCTGCCACCGTTTTAACGTTTCGTGCTCCGTCGAATTCAGTATGGCAAGCCAGCTGGTTCGCTCGTTTCTCCAGCTCCGTTTACAATTCCGGTCCACATATAAATCTGTTGGAGGTCCAGGCTCTCTTCGAGCTTGGACAGGAGTAGAGTTGTCCATTTTCCCTTCACAATGGCTACAAGTAGCCCGTTTGCGACGCAATCCAGCGTTTGGCTGCGTCCTCCGTTGATTTGTTGAGCGGCATGAACCGTGGTGTCCACCGTATCGATTAGTGCCAAGATCGCCTTGGCATTGGGGTTTGTAATGTTGTTCACCCTAAGTAATTGGGTGAAGTAGCCCTTCAAAGGCATTATTACGGCGCTTGTAAAGCGCGCTTTTAATTTTGCCATGCATCGGTAAAAAGAAGTCCCTGAATTCTCAAGAGCCAATCGAATTTTTCGCCGGTTCGAAGTGCTCAAGGCACATGCATAGAAACTCGAATTTGTCTGCGTCTTCACTTAGCGCAGATATGCGTGCGCTTTTCAAACGGCTCTTGAATGAGAGCCACCTCGGTTCAGCGAACCACCATTGAACCAGAGGGAGATCGATCTCGTGTAAATGATCCGCCCTGTTGGTGTGCGGCTGAATAGTTTGATCCAGCAGCGGTTCCTGTGCGCGTACTGGAGGAACTGGTTTTGACGCGTTGGCCAGCTCCTCTAAGGTCACTTTTGGCGCGTAGGTGGAGCGCCGCGAGAGGAAGCTTCTGCGTCGATGGGGGGCCCCTCGATGCCCtctagtttcaacaaaacgccTGATGCTTGCAGCCGTGTACAGGCGTCCAGCATTCCAATGGTGCTTGTAACTTGCACCCAATGTGTGAGGCTGGTCTTTTTAGTTTTTTGGCATCTTCTGTCATTTTCTTTCAGCGCGCCTTCTAGCGCCGTGAGTTGGTTTTTGCTGGTCTCTTGCCAGCTCTGCTTGAAATTGTTTCGTTCGTCGGCATGTTCACTTTTTACACTAACGGAAACTTAGTTCGCACGCGTACCAGTATGATCATAAACCGTAAcgagttttttagttttcacacTCTCCCGTTCGGCGGGAATCACTGCGACCGCGTAGCCGCGGTAGTAACATTAAATTAATGGGCTTCAACTACTCGCTGGCAGCAGGCCCGTTCGCTCTCCCTCTCGACAGGAATCCACTTGCGACTGCGTATGGGCGAGTAAAATTCAATTACCTTCTGCTGCGCTTCCGGGCAGCATCGTACTTTCCTCCGCACTGGAGCACGCTTGTAAAACCCAATTAAATGACCTGGCCTGTTTACTGGCGGTAAGCTGGTCAATATTCCCCCACACAGGATGCTCACCGGGCCGCTCTCGGGCGACGGTCACTTGTTTCAATCATTCAATCACCCACTAGCGGTGATCgcgtctatccggaataaatttatactcgctttttataccgaagttgattttctccagatacaggcaactttcccaacttcgaaGTAAGCGCTGGATTCGTAAAGATGCGccaaacaacgcatcaattagtttgacaaaaaCTTCGGAAAAGTTCGctggaagtcccgacttccgaattctaactggTGCTACGCGACAATATTCGCGACTGATGCATGAATGAATCTATAATCAACACGTCAGCATCGTCGAGACAACAAATCAATATGAAAGGCGATTTTTTCAGTTCACGCGTTATCAAGGGGACTCCTAAACAGACCTGATACGAcggcctccgacgagacaggaggtttgggggccagggaatcattttttcttggatgcgcaagaaacaagcgacaaaaggaaccaacgacaaagctttgttttgtcgGAGATATAATGACAAATATCCGAAAAAATTGCCAGCAATAAaaagaaatcaattttgttgctaacttttcatcccgttattttgcaatATTTTACAGCGAATTTCGATTTTATACtcatcatagtttctgcttttctgGAAATATCGAGAATCTAACTGATTACAAAATCAGCATCGTATGCTCGGAAATCAGAGCATGCATGGCAAATGATTTTTGCCATATTGCGtttgggttctgataaaggtttctTGGTGACCTGCAAACAAAAGTTCTGatttaacttaaatttgttcctaactGAACCAATTGGTTCACTCTTGGTTCACATTGAGTTCCAAGCCCTTAACGGAACTTTTAAGTTCACTTCTGCGCTCCCGCCACAAAAGTTACTTAAAATACGAGCTGATTAAGCCGAAATATTCCATCTTATCCGTactttggttgcttgggtatgtcagtaatggaacgtacacacggtcaagcagtttgaccaacattgactccacctctcgtttattccaaATCCActaagttttaccaacagcggcacgaaaatcaatttattcgacaacAATATCAACACGAAGACGAAGCGccacttgagcaccaaccatcataaatatatggggtttgtgcaattcactacaaatgctcaaacatgttcggcgaatctaccccccccgacaactcaaaccaaaatcaaaccgttttaattttttccaaccgagcgcaactgtcaaatggttggtcgaacaacttacacacgttcaaacaaagagCAACCGTCATACACGCtatcaaacaaagcagcaaccgaaggtttttggggcggagtcaatgttcgtcaaactgcttgacgcGATAGTAAAAGACATGTTTCACACTTTTAACATGTGCTTCTGCCAGAACTAATTACCGGACATCGGAGTCCGAAGAACCGATTTAAAATTCATGCAACCCGATGAGCTGACGAGACCAGCACGCCAGAGGCGCCAGTGTATTTTACTCATATTatggtaaatttatttgaaagtgtttgctgagttttgacagattcctAACGTCAATCCTCAATGATCATGATTTGTTTTCGTCGGCTTGCTCAATTGCTTTCGTCGTTCGGTCCGGTCTGGTCGCGAAAAAGTGAAAATCGACACGAAAAATTTGCGTCTCATTCCGGGAAGTACCGGTGGAATCTGTGTTATCGTTACGTTTCGGTaacacttcaggaatttcttaggagaattcttctgaaagtCCTCCATGAAATCCATCGTAGTCCTCCGGAAATCCAATGAGAAGTCCTCCATGAAATCCTCCGCGAAATCGTTCATGAAATTCTGCGgaagtcctccaggaaattcttcgcgATGTCCTTCAAGAAATTCTGCGTGAAGCCCATCGTGAAGTCCCCAAGAAATCCTTCGGGTTAAATGCTAATTTCACCAGGGATTGAGATCAACGGAGAAAATTTAATGTACCTGTCCGACCAGGAGAATGCTTACGAGATGACGAGAGAAACAAAACATTCGTTTCGGCTTTTGGGTAAGGAGAAACTGAAATACGTAAAAGGGTCCCCAGAATAGAGCGCAGCAGCGAGTTTTAACAGTAAGTCAAAGCCTGCCGCCATTGCGCCAACCATGCTGGATGGACCGGAACCTCACCGAAGTGGTGCAACAGCTTAGAACGCCGATATCCGAGGAGCAGCAAAGATGTTTGCGAACGCAAATCTATGGGCAGCCCGCAAGCTGTCGTGTCGTTCGGGAGTGAAATCTACGATGCCGGATGCCCCAAATTAATCAACGAACAATCCACCGCTACGTTGGCTGGGTCTTACGTACACAGCAAGGAGAAGAATAAAAACCTTGCAGTGGGCTCTGGTCAACCACTACaagcaagcaggccctatcaaagcgaccgtgtgtcgctcaaagcgcacagcaACCGCATAGCACAGTGTAAGTAGAACATTGATTTGTGgataaaattgtttaaaatgaaACCATTTACAAGCAtgattttgaaaagtcgtgtCCAAATGAAAGATTCTCTTCATTAAGCTCCTTTGCTAATATCGCAATATTGTCTcaaaatgtgcaatattttcatctCAGCATTCTAGTTAATTCTTCAGATTCTGCCAAAAATCCGACCTGAATGTTTGtgtggctttgtaataatcgatagagaaagtaaacaaaggaGGCTCTCTTTAGGATATCTGACGTTTTCAAAATCATGCCAGATCTAAAACC
Encoded proteins:
- the LOC134207526 gene encoding uncharacterized protein LOC134207526 encodes the protein MYRQVNVHEEDSWLQCILWRNHPSEEIQTYRLKTVTYGEAAWSFLACRALHEVGEELCPEQPEIADAIQQCFYVDNLMMGGDSVDELLHRRKAVEAALLKKGFPLRKWASNDPTAIRDVATEDVEQVIHVGDHDVIKTLGVAWYPQTDTFRFLVDDQDPRKTTMTKRQLASEILRLYDPLGIMQPIIITAKILLQGLWKIKLKWDDQIPAQSHHEWQQLKNTLPKLASLAIPRQAIPSNAVHLELHGFSDASILVYGCAIYAYCIDDQNWKTTMRQVPRSTNGKGQSAGPDATSKGTLSYLPNQCISELEAGERLIVKHEVKHLQQIHYRQEFAHLEEKGTPIKQGPLQQ